In Sander vitreus isolate 19-12246 chromosome 12, sanVit1, whole genome shotgun sequence, the following proteins share a genomic window:
- the pter gene encoding N-acetyltaurine hydrolase, translating into MSELSGKVQTVLGLVDPDQLGRTMTHEHLTMTFECCYFPPPPGDEEVAENPFQMQHMYWLRQNPYSCHENLLLQQETGAVRDELLAYRKAGGGTIVENTTTGIDRDLPTLKQLAKDTGVHVVAGAGYYVDSTHTEATKRMSVEKLTDIIISEVLHGADGTDIRCGVIGEIGTSWPITESETKVLRATAHAQTQLGCPVIIHPGRNPAAPAEIVRILQEAGGDISKTVMSHLDRTIFDDGELLEFAKLGSYLEYDLFGTEMLNYPYNLEVDMPSDSQRVKALAFLVKEGYDDKIVVAHDIHTKNRLTKYGGHGYSHILKNIVPKMLMRGISQNQVDKILIDNPKCWLTFK; encoded by the exons ATGTCAGAGTTGAGTGGGAAGGTCCAGACCGTGCTGGGTCTGGTGGATCCAGACCAGCTGGGTCGTACCATGACCCACGAGCACCTGACCATGACCTTTGAGTGCTGCtacttccctcctcctccaggcGATGAGGAGGTGGCAGAGAACCCGTTCCAGATGCAGCACATGTACTGGCTGAGACAAAACCCCTACAGCTGTCACGAGaacctgctgctgcaacaggaGACCGGCGCCGTGCGGGATGAGCTGCTGGCCTACAGGAAGGCCGGTGGGGGCACCATAGTGGAAAACACCACCACGGGCATCGACCGGGACCTGCCCACCCTCAAGCAGCTAGCAAAGGACACCGGGGTCCACGTCGTCGCAGGAGCAGGGTACTATGTGGACTCCACCCACACGGAGGCCACCAAGAGAATGAGTGTGGAGAAG CTCACAGACATCATCATCAGCGAGGTGCTTCACGGCGCAGATGGCACAGACATCCGCTGTGGCGTGATCGGAGAGATCGGCACCAGCTGGCCCATCACGGAGAGTGAAACGAAGGTGCTGAGGGCCACAGCTCATGCTCAGACCCAGCTCGGCTGCCCTGTCATCATCCATCCCGGTAGGAATCCCGCCGCTCCGGCTGAAATCGTCCGGATTCTTCAGGAGGCCGGTGGTGACATCAGCAAGACTGTCATGTCACACCTGGACAG GACTATATTTGATGATGGTGAACTGCTTGAGTTTGCGAAGCTGGGGAGTTATCTGGAGTATGATCTCTTTGGAACAGAGATGCTGAACTACCCGTATAACCTGGAGGTGGACATGCCCAGTGACAGCCAGAGAGTGAAGGC CTTGGCGTTCCTCGTGAAGGAGGGCTACGACGACAAGATAGTGGTTGCACACGACATCCACACCAAGAACCGTCTCACCAAGTACGGCGGCCACGGCTACTCTCACATTCTGAAGAACATTGTGCCGAAGATGCTGATGAGGGGCATCTCGCAGAACCAGGTGGATAAGATCCTCATCGACAACCCAAAATGCTGGCTGACCTTCAAATAA